One genomic segment of Rhabdothermincola salaria includes these proteins:
- a CDS encoding phytoene/squalene synthase family protein — translation MSGPSAPVTLEQSYEECRRLNRAYGTTYYWATYALPRVKRHHVHALYGFCRFADEIVDDPGFGTVAQREAALGDFSRRFFADLDAGRSDDLVLKAVIHTIRAFDLDIDLFERFLRSMTMDLTVETYETWADLELYVDGSAAVIGEMMMPILEPVDAERARAGARALGIAFQLTNFLRDVGEDLDRGRVYIPQEDLRRFGADPHRRTVDAAWIHLMHFEIERCHQLYAEADRGIRDLPASSARGIWAARRLYAGILDEIAGNAYDVFTQRARVPAWEKARVVALSALGRPPS, via the coding sequence GTGAGCGGCCCGTCCGCACCGGTCACCCTCGAGCAGTCCTACGAGGAGTGCCGGCGGCTGAACCGGGCCTACGGCACCACCTACTACTGGGCCACCTACGCCCTGCCCCGAGTGAAGCGCCACCACGTGCACGCCCTGTACGGGTTCTGCCGCTTCGCCGACGAGATCGTCGACGATCCCGGCTTCGGCACCGTCGCCCAGCGCGAGGCGGCGCTGGGCGACTTCTCGCGACGCTTCTTCGCCGACCTCGACGCCGGCCGCTCCGACGACCTGGTCCTCAAGGCCGTCATCCACACGATCCGCGCCTTCGACCTCGACATCGACCTGTTCGAGCGGTTCCTGCGGTCCATGACGATGGACCTCACCGTCGAGACCTACGAGACCTGGGCCGACCTCGAGCTCTACGTCGACGGTTCGGCGGCCGTCATCGGCGAGATGATGATGCCGATCCTCGAACCGGTCGACGCCGAGCGGGCCCGAGCCGGCGCCCGTGCGCTCGGCATCGCCTTCCAGCTCACCAACTTCCTGCGCGACGTGGGCGAGGACCTCGACCGGGGACGCGTCTACATCCCCCAGGAGGACCTGCGACGCTTCGGGGCCGACCCCCACCGGCGCACGGTCGATGCCGCCTGGATCCACCTGATGCACTTCGAGATCGAGCGGTGCCACCAGCTCTACGCCGAGGCGGACCGCGGCATCCGGGACCTGCCCGCGTCATCGGCCCGCGGCATCTGGGCGGCCCGCCGCCTCTATGCCGGCATCCTCGACGAGATCGCCGGCAACGCCTACGACGTGTTCACCCAACGGGCCCGGGTGCCCGCGTGGGAGAAGGCCCGCGTCGTGGCCCTCAGCGCGCTCGGCCGCCCACCGAGCTGA